One Thalassospira marina DNA window includes the following coding sequences:
- the gluQRS gene encoding tRNA glutamyl-Q(34) synthetase GluQRS, with amino-acid sequence MGDITRFAPSPTGYLHLGHAASALFAAQNAGASGRFLLRIEDIDQTRCRPEFITAIYDDLAWLGLHWEQPVRIQSAHFSDYQFVLDRLSERGLLYPCFCTRKEIQAEIARIGNAPHGPDGALYPGTCRHLGAQERHDRMEAGESYALRLDMGQAIKQAGRRLYWHDRAAGRQLAVPEIFGDVVLARKDTPTSYHVSVTHDDHLQGISLVTRGEDLFFASHLHRLLQELLGYDVPEYHHHKLLIGPDGKRFAKRDKSETLQSMRDAGMSIEDVLARIGPLSR; translated from the coding sequence ATGGGTGACATCACCCGGTTTGCCCCCAGCCCGACGGGCTATCTGCATTTGGGCCATGCGGCATCGGCGCTGTTTGCCGCGCAAAATGCCGGTGCCAGCGGTAGATTCTTGTTGCGTATCGAAGATATCGACCAAACACGCTGCCGCCCCGAATTTATCACCGCCATTTACGATGATCTTGCCTGGCTGGGCTTACACTGGGAACAGCCGGTGCGCATTCAGTCCGCCCATTTCAGCGATTACCAATTCGTGCTGGACCGTCTAAGCGAACGGGGCCTGCTCTATCCGTGCTTTTGCACCCGCAAGGAAATCCAGGCGGAAATTGCACGCATCGGCAACGCCCCGCATGGCCCGGATGGCGCGCTTTATCCCGGTACGTGCCGCCACCTTGGCGCGCAGGAACGCCACGATCGCATGGAAGCAGGCGAATCCTACGCCCTGCGTCTGGATATGGGGCAGGCAATAAAGCAGGCAGGCCGTCGCCTTTACTGGCATGACCGTGCTGCTGGGCGGCAACTGGCCGTGCCCGAAATTTTTGGTGATGTGGTCTTGGCCCGCAAGGATACCCCAACCAGCTACCATGTTTCCGTCACCCATGATGACCATTTGCAGGGCATTTCGCTGGTCACACGCGGCGAAGACCTGTTTTTCGCCAGCCACCTGCACCGCCTGTTGCAGGAATTGCTGGGCTACGATGTGCCGGAATATCATCACCACAAATTGCTGATCGGGCCGGATGGCAAACGCTTTGCCAAGCGCGATAAATCTGAAACCCTACAATCCATGCGCGATGCAGGCATGAGCATTGAAGATGTTTTGGCGCGGATCGGGCCTTTATCCCGATAA
- the cobT gene encoding cobaltochelatase subunit CobT, which produces MKNDEALSGFLRGTAATFRALAGRNDLEVGFVKGGRPGGYGEHVRLPMPKQALPKDEVADLRGVADGWALKLRHHDAALHQKRMPESAEAQAVYEALESARYEALGSRYFPGVRKNLRAHEDAEYKAKNFHRVTSRDDAPFADAIGMLARELFTGEKAPDSARNLIDLWRSEIEEKAGSDLAELQSLLDDQEAFSRGMRRLLDHLSLEDDLLEDPPEQEGDDQDQQDGEDAPDNEQESQGGEQGDSDETDPDGDDQQQESGADDAESGEGDIDDQQLEAQSQEEQPAGPGEQPEFDGRNEPLERGYEPFTREFDEIVFADELCESMELARLRAMLDKQLAALQSVVSRIANRLQRRLMAQQNRGWDFDLEEGILDAAKLARIVATPSTPLSFKLEHDTDFRDTVVTLLIDNSGSMRGRPITIAALSADILARTLERCGVKVEILGFTTRQWKGGQSRESWVESGKPPKPGRLNDLRHIIYKAADTPWRRARKNLGLMLREGLLKENIDGEALLWAHERLLARNEQRRILMVISDGAPVDDSTLSVNSGNYLERHLREVIDWIQTRSPVELLAIGIGHDVTRYYQHAVTINDPEELGGTMLRELSDLFDEKPKRGPKRPLRHVAADTAKDKGHGDKDRW; this is translated from the coding sequence ATGAAAAACGACGAAGCGCTTTCCGGATTTCTGCGCGGCACGGCGGCGACATTTCGCGCGCTGGCTGGTCGCAATGATCTGGAGGTCGGCTTTGTCAAGGGTGGTCGCCCGGGCGGCTATGGCGAACATGTGCGCCTGCCCATGCCCAAACAGGCCCTGCCCAAGGATGAAGTCGCCGATCTGCGCGGTGTGGCCGATGGCTGGGCCCTGAAATTGCGTCACCATGATGCGGCCCTGCATCAAAAACGCATGCCCGAAAGTGCCGAGGCCCAGGCCGTTTACGAGGCCCTTGAATCCGCCCGTTACGAGGCCCTTGGTTCGCGCTATTTTCCCGGTGTGCGCAAAAACCTGCGTGCGCACGAGGATGCCGAATACAAGGCCAAAAATTTTCATCGTGTAACATCGCGTGACGATGCCCCCTTTGCCGACGCCATCGGCATGCTGGCGCGTGAATTGTTTACGGGCGAAAAGGCACCTGATTCCGCCCGCAACCTGATCGACCTCTGGCGTTCCGAGATCGAGGAAAAGGCCGGCAGCGATCTGGCTGAATTGCAGTCTTTGCTTGATGATCAGGAAGCATTTTCGCGCGGGATGCGCCGCTTGCTGGATCATCTGTCGCTGGAAGACGACCTTCTGGAAGATCCGCCCGAACAGGAAGGCGACGATCAGGACCAGCAGGACGGCGAAGATGCCCCGGACAATGAACAGGAAAGCCAGGGCGGCGAACAGGGCGATAGCGACGAAACCGACCCCGATGGCGATGATCAGCAGCAGGAAAGTGGTGCTGATGACGCGGAATCGGGCGAAGGCGACATTGACGACCAGCAGCTTGAAGCACAGTCCCAGGAAGAACAGCCTGCCGGGCCGGGCGAACAGCCGGAATTTGATGGTCGCAACGAACCGCTGGAACGCGGATACGAGCCGTTCACCCGCGAGTTCGATGAAATCGTCTTTGCCGATGAACTCTGCGAAAGCATGGAACTGGCCCGCCTGCGCGCCATGCTCGACAAGCAGCTGGCAGCACTGCAAAGCGTGGTGTCACGTATTGCCAACCGCCTGCAACGCCGCCTGATGGCGCAGCAGAACCGCGGCTGGGATTTTGACCTTGAAGAAGGCATCCTGGATGCGGCCAAGCTGGCGCGTATCGTGGCAACGCCGTCAACGCCGCTATCCTTCAAGCTGGAACACGATACCGATTTTCGTGATACCGTCGTCACCCTGCTGATCGATAATTCCGGTTCCATGCGCGGACGCCCCATTACCATTGCCGCCCTGTCGGCCGATATTCTGGCGCGCACGCTGGAACGCTGCGGGGTCAAGGTTGAAATCCTTGGTTTCACCACCCGGCAATGGAAAGGCGGGCAGTCGCGTGAATCCTGGGTCGAATCCGGTAAGCCGCCCAAACCGGGCCGTCTGAATGATTTGCGCCACATTATTTACAAGGCCGCCGATACGCCCTGGCGTCGCGCGCGCAAAAACCTTGGCCTGATGTTGCGCGAAGGCCTGCTTAAGGAAAATATCGACGGCGAAGCATTGCTGTGGGCGCATGAACGGCTGCTGGCGCGGAATGAACAGCGCCGTATCCTGATGGTTATTTCCGACGGGGCGCCGGTTGATGATTCCACCCTGTCGGTCAATTCCGGCAATTATCTGGAACGCCATTTGCGCGAAGTCATCGACTGGATCCAGACCCGTTCGCCGGTGGAATTGCTGGCAATTGGTATTGGCCACGATGTGACCCGCTATTACCAGCATGCCGTCACCATTAACGACCCCGAAGAACTGGGCGGCACCATGCTGCGCGAACTTTCGGACCTGTTCGATGAAAAACCCAAACGTGGCCCCAAACGGCCGCTGCGCCATGTCGCGGCCGACACGGCCAAGGATAAGGGCCATGGCGACAAGGATCGCTGGTAA